GATCAAATCCCTAGATTCACTGAGCGATTGGTCTGGAGCTGTCTCAATGGTTTTGATTATTGTGTCATCTAACTGCAATTCCAACACCCCAGCACTTAGTGGAAGAGGTAATAACTTTTGCAGGAAAATTTGTGAAAAAGCACTTTAAAACACCTTCCAGTATTCACGAGGGTCATGAATGTACGAAGATATTTGCAGATAATCATTTGCTTTCACCAAGGCATCTACTATCATCAGCTCTATAGCCTGCAATAGTAACATTGACAAAGTTATCAGCACTTCAAATTCTTCACATAAATGATATGATATTCAAGGAACTAAAAAGTGACATAAATtgattgggaaaaaaaaaaaagatcaagaAAAGTGAAGAGAGAAATAAGAGACGTGCACATGCATAGCTCTTTTAGATTTACGGATATGTAAATTATACCTTCACTTTTGGGTGTGTATATACTGTTCGATACAGGTCAGCACGAGTGGCAAACATCTTGTGAATAGTAAGATCTAGCAAATGCAACAAACTATCAAATGACAAGAAACTTAAGGAAAAAGATGAGATAGCTTGAGAAAATACTAACAGTCCTTCGTGCGATAGCAGATCTCATCACCCATAACCCGCATTGTCTCCATTAACCTTCAGTAGAAGAAAATGTTCAATGTATTAATTTCAGTGCTGGAAAAGTCACAGGTTATCAGGGAAAAAGATTTAACAGAAACCTTTGAAACTGGAAATTGCATCCCAAACCACATGCACGACAGTCTCGTACAATGTAATCGAACCTGCACTTTCGTATATATTTAAGAGGGTCACACTGGAGAGACAAAAGAGGATTCATCTAAAGTAAACAAAGGGATAAAATCATAAGACTTACTTGTCCACATCAATACCATTTCGACCATTTGCAACAATGTCATATAGAAAGAGTTTCTCCTTCATTCCCTATACATATGGAAAAGAATTGCCCGACAGTATTAATATACCGCACTAATAAACTTCTAAACTAGATTTAAAGACATGGTCAAGAAAGGATTTCAATAAATGGTAATAACGGTATATTCATAATTGGACTTTGAAAAGAATTACTTTGGGCAGTGCATGTGTGGTGCTGGCAACAATCATCTCCTGCAACAATcaccaaaaaattatttgcataGGCGATTACATTAAATTTAcaagcaaaacaaaacatgaaGCGTAGCATGCTAAAGCCAAGCCGAGAAATCAACAGTCATGATATGAAAATATGGAGATTCCCGAATCTGATAACCCAACAAAAGGAATGACATTTCAGCAGTTTAActgttaaattaaaaataaaaataaaaatctctaATGCATCATATTAAAGCTTGTAGAACATGGTATTTTGAATACGCTTTTGTACCTTAACTCTCTTAAGCATTTCAGGGTCAATTTCAATGTGATGTTCATCCACAATATGGTCAACCATCTTCACGGACATGTCCTCATGAGACCTAGAGAACCGAGTGAGAAAGACAGGGCGAACTCAATGATCATGTGCAGATATAAGTATATGTGTTATGATATCCTTTGGGCGCATTGGTAAAACTTTTCTCTATAGAGGAAGAACAGAGGAAGCTTTTATCCCAGTGAAGGTCAGAAGACATGCCATTTGGAGCCACTCATAACCAGCGGAAGAAATTCCCTTTCAAATAAGTGACTAAAAGGTCCATGGCCAACATCATGAAGAAGTCCTACAAGATCAATCAAAGAGCATAATGAGCATCagttataagaaaatataaagcaTTGCATACCAATTACCTGCAATTTTAACAGTCTGGATGTCAAACCGATCAATTCCGAGCTCCATGCCCTACAACATTGAACAATTAATGTTTTATGAGACTTGTTCTATTCGTTACAAAATCAGAAAGAACCACACAACTTAGCTAATACAATGATAAGGGTAAGAAAAATGGAGAAGATGTTCTTATACTTGATAATTTTTAAGCTTTTGAATAGCTTCACCAGCAAGCCAGTACACGCCAAGAGAATGTTCAAACCGAGAATGAACAGCCCCAGGATACACCATGTTTGTCACCCCTGAATCGAAGTGTAAATCAGAATCATCAATAAAACATGAAAACAATTACCACAACAAGATGGTGTCGCACTTTGGCAAACACAAGGTGGATATAAAATCATGCAATTCACCGTCATGTACAGAAGAATCTAAAACCAACAGAAAAGCTCAGGGGAGAGTACTAAATTTCGGGTGGAGTGTAAATTATGAGATA
Above is a window of Punica granatum isolate Tunisia-2019 chromosome 7, ASM765513v2, whole genome shotgun sequence DNA encoding:
- the LOC116215508 gene encoding deoxynucleoside triphosphate triphosphohydrolase SAMHD1 homolog isoform X2; translated protein: MKTSASRCTASPLRSRISASPSTSTTTYTATSTSILLRDLKQLGVTNMVYPGAVHSRFEHSLGVYWLAGEAIQKLKNYQGMELGIDRFDIQTVKIAGLLHDVGHGPFSHLFEREFLPLVMSGSKWSHEDMSVKMVDHIVDEHHIEIDPEMLKRVKEMIVASTTHALPKGMKEKLFLYDIVANGRNGIDVDKFDYIVRDCRACGLGCNFQFQRLMETMRVMGDEICYRTKDYLTIHKMFATRADLYRTVYTHPKVKAIELMIVDALVKANDYLQISSYIHDPREYWKLDDTIIKTIETAPDQSLSESRDLILRIRRRELYQFCNEYAVPKDKIEHFKKVTAHDIVCSQKNAGVALKEDDVAVSNVKIDLTRGKHNPLESINFFKDYESDEKFTIPDDRISHLLPTSYQDMIVRVYSKKPELVGVIAEAFENFQLKTYGIKAQVHATPEKKKRRL
- the LOC116215508 gene encoding deoxynucleoside triphosphate triphosphohydrolase SAMHD1 homolog isoform X1; translation: MGAYCNEDLCLPLHSFASPQQDLRLSKHVHDNVHGNIYLDPLSLKFIDTEQFQRLRDLKQLGVTNMVYPGAVHSRFEHSLGVYWLAGEAIQKLKNYQGMELGIDRFDIQTVKIAGLLHDVGHGPFSHLFEREFLPLVMSGSKWSHEDMSVKMVDHIVDEHHIEIDPEMLKRVKEMIVASTTHALPKGMKEKLFLYDIVANGRNGIDVDKFDYIVRDCRACGLGCNFQFQRLMETMRVMGDEICYRTKDYLTIHKMFATRADLYRTVYTHPKVKAIELMIVDALVKANDYLQISSYIHDPREYWKLDDTIIKTIETAPDQSLSESRDLILRIRRRELYQFCNEYAVPKDKIEHFKKVTAHDIVCSQKNAGVALKEDDVAVSNVKIDLTRGKHNPLESINFFKDYESDEKFTIPDDRISHLLPTSYQDMIVRVYSKKPELVGVIAEAFENFQLKTYGIKAQVHATPEKKKRRL